A genomic segment from Actinomyces lilanjuaniae encodes:
- a CDS encoding SRPBCC family protein — protein sequence MWTFSHSEVTAAAPERVWQFYADPAQWKRWDPAVRSVSVDGPVRVGTRGRLRPASGPTISFTFTEVTPGRSFTDTARLPLARLQFFHTLEAVEGGTRVTHGLRVTGPLTFLFSRLVGAPSSAGVPQAIRNLVRLAEEPGLAEP from the coding sequence ATGTGGACCTTTTCTCACAGCGAGGTGACGGCAGCCGCCCCTGAGCGGGTGTGGCAGTTCTACGCCGACCCGGCTCAGTGGAAACGCTGGGACCCTGCGGTGCGATCCGTCAGCGTGGACGGTCCTGTGCGGGTTGGGACACGAGGCAGGCTGAGGCCTGCCAGCGGCCCGACGATATCCTTCACGTTCACCGAGGTCACCCCCGGGCGCAGCTTTACTGATACGGCACGGCTTCCGCTGGCCCGGCTGCAGTTCTTCCACACTCTGGAGGCGGTGGAGGGCGGGACCCGGGTCACCCACGGTCTCAGGGTCACCGGTCCGCTCACCTTCCTGTTCTCCCGGCTGGTCGGTGCTCCGAGTTCTGCCGGAGTGCCCCAGGCCATACGCAACCTCGTCCGTCTGGCGGAGGAGCCGGGTCTGGCGGAGCCCTGA
- the pstC gene encoding phosphate ABC transporter permease subunit PstC: MDTTYSTPSPAPQAASTSEAGVIRPGRAPGRAGNSVFTALSYGAGVIIMGLLALVTAFLVYRALPALTASAQDLEGVSFMRGRDLWGYVAPLVFGTLLSSLLALAVAVPLSIGVALFISHFAPRRLAQGLGYLVDLLAAVPSVVFGLWGFLWLMPLLDPFYTWLSQGPLGFVPLFSGYTAPAKNIMTASLVLAVMILPIITATVREVFLQTPTLHQEASLALGATRYEMIRQAVLPYARSGIVSASMLGLGRALGETMAVLMIMSPGMTTSLHLLQAGRHQTIAANIAAQFREAFGLSVDVLIATGLVLFIITFVVNSLARWVVARRGAVYGA, translated from the coding sequence GTGGACACCACCTACTCCACCCCCTCCCCGGCCCCTCAGGCTGCCAGCACCTCCGAGGCTGGCGTGATCCGCCCGGGCCGGGCACCGGGCCGGGCGGGCAACAGCGTCTTCACCGCCCTGTCCTACGGAGCCGGCGTCATCATCATGGGCCTGCTCGCCCTGGTCACGGCCTTCCTGGTCTACCGGGCGCTGCCAGCCCTCACCGCCTCCGCGCAGGATCTGGAGGGCGTCTCCTTCATGCGGGGGCGGGACCTGTGGGGGTACGTGGCTCCCCTGGTGTTCGGCACACTCCTGTCCTCGCTCCTGGCCCTGGCGGTAGCGGTGCCCCTGAGTATCGGGGTCGCCCTGTTCATCTCCCACTTTGCTCCCCGCCGCCTGGCCCAGGGGCTGGGCTACCTGGTGGACCTGCTGGCCGCCGTCCCCTCGGTCGTCTTCGGCCTGTGGGGCTTCCTGTGGCTGATGCCCCTGCTGGACCCCTTCTACACCTGGTTGAGCCAGGGCCCCCTCGGCTTCGTCCCTCTCTTCTCCGGCTACACGGCACCCGCCAAGAACATCATGACCGCCTCCTTGGTCCTGGCGGTCATGATCCTGCCGATCATCACCGCCACGGTGCGGGAGGTCTTCCTCCAGACCCCTACCCTCCACCAGGAGGCCTCCCTGGCGCTGGGGGCGACCCGCTACGAGATGATCCGCCAGGCGGTCCTGCCCTATGCCCGCTCCGGCATCGTCTCAGCCTCCATGCTGGGGCTGGGACGCGCCCTGGGGGAGACCATGGCGGTCCTCATGATCATGTCCCCGGGCATGACCACCAGCCTTCACCTCCTCCAGGCAGGGCGGCACCAGACCATCGCGGCCAACATCGCCGCGCAGTTCCGTGAGGCCTTCGGTCTGAGCGTCGACGTCCTCATCGCCACCGGCCTGGTCCTGTTCATCATCACCTTCGTGGTCAACTCCTTGGCCCGCTGGGTCGTGGCGCGGCGCGGTGCCGTCTACGGGGCGTAG
- the pstB gene encoding phosphate ABC transporter ATP-binding protein PstB gives MSKRIDVINESIYYGDVLAVKDVNVRIEPRTVTALIGPSGCGKSTFLRTLNRMHEVIPGARVEGQVVVDGVNLYDPGVDAVQVRRAIGMVFQRPNPFPTMSIAENVLAGVRLNNRRLRKAEAEELVETSLRGANLWDEVKDRLDRPGAGLSGGQQQRLCIARAIAVRPSVLLMDEPCSALDPISTLAVEDLIAELKRDYTIVIVTHNMQQASRVSDMTGFFNLEATGRPGQLVEYDATAKVFSAPSQKATEDYISGRFG, from the coding sequence GTGTCCAAGCGCATCGACGTCATCAACGAGAGCATCTACTACGGTGACGTGCTGGCCGTCAAGGACGTGAACGTCCGCATCGAGCCACGCACGGTCACCGCCCTCATCGGGCCCTCCGGGTGCGGGAAGTCGACGTTCCTGCGCACGCTCAACCGGATGCACGAGGTCATACCCGGTGCGCGCGTGGAGGGCCAGGTCGTCGTCGACGGTGTCAACCTCTACGACCCCGGTGTGGACGCCGTCCAGGTGCGTCGCGCCATCGGCATGGTGTTCCAGCGGCCCAACCCCTTCCCCACGATGTCTATCGCGGAGAACGTCCTGGCGGGTGTGCGCCTCAACAACCGCAGGCTCAGGAAGGCCGAGGCCGAGGAGCTGGTCGAGACCTCCCTGCGCGGTGCCAACCTGTGGGACGAGGTCAAGGACCGTCTGGACCGTCCCGGTGCAGGCCTGTCCGGTGGGCAGCAGCAGCGCCTGTGCATCGCTCGCGCGATTGCTGTGAGGCCCTCCGTGCTGCTCATGGACGAGCCCTGCTCCGCCCTGGACCCGATCTCCACCCTGGCTGTCGAGGACCTTATCGCCGAGCTTAAGCGCGACTACACGATCGTCATCGTCACCCACAACATGCAGCAGGCCTCGCGCGTGTCTGACATGACCGGGTTCTTCAACCTGGAGGCTACCGGGCGGCCCGGCCAGCTGGTGGAGTACGACGCCACCGCCAAGGTCTTTTCCGCCCCGTCCCAGAAAGCGACGGAAGACTACATTTCCGGGCGCTTCGGCTGA
- a CDS encoding NUDIX hydrolase, translated as MSSERTSEKKTGKTAGGKTAKKGGGKTGKGGKAAVRAAGALVWRDRRGRLEVLVVHRPRYDDWSFPKGKVEPGESVRTCAVREVAEETGRHVVLGQPLTTVRYRLGDGTRKQVSYWAARLLPADSAPLRARPAVEPASRREIDDVEWMSAKKARKRLTHVRDRDLLGELVDLWEDGKLDTWTLVLVRHARAVKRSVWNRPRKRDKETDEATRPLTRDQGEGRAQALVPILSAYGVARVVTSPWRRCADTVAPYARAAGLEAEQVGSLTEAAHAQQPKEVRAVVARELRHPEAPVALCTHRPVLPTVMDVVAQAAPGRLLRSVPDRDPWLKTGEILVVHLARRPRGKVRAVAIEKQRPVLAEGR; from the coding sequence ATGAGCAGCGAGAGGACGTCGGAGAAGAAGACCGGGAAGACGGCCGGGGGCAAGACCGCGAAGAAGGGGGGAGGAAAGACCGGGAAAGGCGGCAAGGCTGCGGTTCGAGCGGCCGGGGCGCTGGTGTGGCGTGACAGGCGTGGGCGCCTGGAGGTCCTGGTGGTGCACCGTCCCCGCTACGACGACTGGTCTTTCCCCAAGGGGAAGGTCGAGCCAGGTGAGTCGGTGCGTACCTGCGCGGTGCGGGAGGTTGCCGAGGAGACCGGGCGACACGTGGTCCTGGGCCAGCCGCTGACCACTGTGCGCTACCGCCTGGGCGACGGTACCCGTAAGCAGGTCAGCTACTGGGCCGCCCGCCTGCTGCCTGCGGACTCGGCCCCCCTGAGGGCGCGGCCGGCGGTGGAGCCTGCCTCACGCAGGGAGATTGACGACGTCGAGTGGATGAGCGCCAAGAAGGCCCGCAAGCGCCTGACCCACGTACGTGACCGGGACCTGCTGGGCGAGCTGGTGGACCTGTGGGAGGACGGCAAGCTGGACACCTGGACGCTGGTCCTGGTGCGTCACGCCCGGGCGGTCAAGCGCTCGGTGTGGAACCGGCCCCGCAAGCGCGACAAGGAGACCGACGAGGCTACTCGTCCCCTGACCCGTGACCAGGGTGAGGGGCGGGCGCAGGCACTGGTACCGATCCTGTCCGCCTACGGGGTAGCCCGGGTCGTCACTAGCCCGTGGAGACGCTGTGCTGACACCGTGGCTCCCTACGCCCGGGCGGCCGGGCTGGAGGCGGAGCAGGTGGGCTCGCTCACCGAGGCCGCGCACGCGCAGCAGCCCAAGGAGGTACGTGCGGTGGTGGCCCGCGAGCTGCGCCACCCGGAGGCGCCGGTCGCCCTGTGCACCCACCGGCCGGTCCTGCCGACGGTCATGGACGTCGTGGCGCAGGCGGCCCCGGGGCGGCTGCTGCGCTCCGTGCCAGATCGCGACCCGTGGCTCAAGACCGGGGAGATCCTGGTGGTGCACCTGGCCCGCCGCCCTCGGGGCAAGGTGCGAGCAGTGGCGATTGAGAAGCAGCGCCCCGTCCTGGCCGAGGGACGCTAG
- a CDS encoding RNA degradosome polyphosphate kinase, with product MTSHAPQPDPVPLSAFVGGRAHPPAPLAAPGPQDLGEPAEVAPPAPAESLNAAATEEPAAGEAATGGGGLPARPGAYPSGSDGGGEVEWAGQGSGVAQGAQDTDGQGAQDAEEHVIEAADPRDFADDSGPQYEDEDFEDLEEAGALLAPAAGAAEAARSAAAGSAPASRTPASPAEAGQAPVASSPELPSPVPDSVLPPLESFEDRFTDRELTWMDFNARVLEQAEDRDLPLLERAWFLSIFSSNLDEFYMVRVAGLMRRIKAGITPVRASGLDAHQVLAQVTARAKELTARQVALFQEDVRPALAEHGIEILMWDQLGSEQQERLARYFRHHIFPVLTPLAVDPSHPFPYISGLSLNLAVILRNPRSGKEHFARIKVPDSLPRLVTVPGRELDASNKEAGTAFIPIEVVIGEHLDHLFPGMDILEHHFFRVTRNENLEVEEDDAENLLTAMERELERRRFGASVRLEVEDTISPFTRRYLARSLGLREDDVFALPAPLDLRCLNELHDLDIPALRYPRFVPVTAAGLAAYESSTSPDIFAAMREHDVLLHHPYDSFSTSVQELVAQAAADPQVLAIKQTLYRTSGDSPIIDALIDAAEAGKQVVAVVEIKARFDEEANISWARKLERAGVHVVYGMVGLKIHCKLLLVVREEGDGLRRYCHVGTGNYHPRTARGYEDLGLLTTDRDVAQDLTTLFNQLSGYAPRARFRRLLVAPRSLRDGLVEHIDKEIANKRSGLPAWIRIKVNSIIDETVIDALYRASRAGVPVDVVVRGICGIRAGVPGLSENIRVRSILGRFLEHSRVYAFANGGDTALYIGSADLMHRNLDRRVEALVRITDPAMLAQLEELVTRCVSDEVSSWHLNSDGTWTRHVSGEDGSRLEDVQDSLMARARSRVKGRR from the coding sequence ATGACCAGCCACGCCCCTCAGCCTGATCCCGTTCCGCTGTCTGCCTTCGTCGGTGGTCGTGCCCATCCTCCTGCTCCCCTGGCGGCCCCTGGCCCGCAGGACCTGGGGGAGCCGGCGGAGGTGGCGCCGCCCGCCCCTGCGGAGAGCCTCAATGCGGCTGCGACGGAGGAGCCTGCTGCGGGTGAGGCGGCGACAGGTGGCGGTGGGCTGCCCGCCCGGCCCGGCGCCTACCCCTCCGGCTCTGACGGCGGTGGTGAGGTGGAGTGGGCCGGGCAGGGCTCTGGCGTGGCGCAGGGTGCCCAGGACACGGACGGGCAGGGCGCCCAGGACGCTGAGGAGCACGTTATTGAGGCGGCTGACCCGCGAGACTTCGCCGACGACTCTGGTCCCCAGTACGAGGACGAGGACTTCGAGGACCTGGAGGAGGCTGGCGCCCTCCTGGCTCCGGCTGCTGGTGCGGCCGAGGCTGCCCGCAGCGCCGCAGCGGGCTCGGCCCCTGCCAGCCGCACTCCTGCCAGCCCTGCGGAGGCGGGCCAGGCCCCCGTGGCCAGCTCCCCGGAGCTTCCCTCCCCGGTCCCGGACTCCGTCCTGCCTCCTCTGGAGTCCTTCGAGGACCGCTTCACCGACCGGGAGCTCACCTGGATGGACTTTAACGCGCGGGTCCTGGAGCAGGCGGAGGACCGTGATCTCCCCCTGCTGGAGCGCGCCTGGTTCCTGTCGATCTTCTCCTCCAACCTGGACGAGTTCTACATGGTGCGCGTTGCTGGACTCATGCGCCGCATCAAGGCTGGCATCACCCCGGTGCGTGCCTCCGGGCTGGATGCCCACCAGGTGCTGGCCCAGGTCACTGCCCGTGCCAAGGAGCTCACCGCCCGCCAGGTGGCTCTCTTCCAGGAGGACGTGCGCCCGGCCCTGGCCGAGCACGGTATCGAGATCCTCATGTGGGACCAGCTGGGCTCGGAGCAGCAGGAGCGGCTGGCCCGCTACTTCCGCCACCACATCTTTCCCGTCCTCACCCCCTTGGCCGTGGACCCCTCCCACCCCTTCCCCTACATCTCCGGCCTGTCCCTCAACCTCGCCGTCATCCTGCGCAACCCCCGCAGCGGCAAGGAGCACTTCGCCCGGATCAAGGTTCCTGACTCCCTGCCGCGCCTGGTGACCGTACCCGGCCGTGAGCTTGACGCCTCCAACAAGGAGGCGGGCACGGCCTTCATCCCTATCGAGGTGGTCATCGGTGAGCACCTGGACCACCTCTTCCCCGGGATGGACATCCTGGAGCACCACTTCTTCCGGGTCACCCGCAACGAGAACCTGGAGGTGGAGGAGGACGACGCGGAGAACCTCCTGACCGCCATGGAGCGTGAGCTGGAGCGTCGCCGCTTCGGCGCCTCGGTGCGTCTGGAGGTGGAGGACACGATCTCCCCCTTTACCCGGCGCTACCTGGCCCGCTCCCTGGGGCTGCGCGAGGATGACGTCTTCGCCCTCCCCGCGCCGCTGGACCTGCGCTGCCTCAACGAGCTCCACGACCTGGACATCCCCGCGCTGCGGTACCCGCGCTTCGTTCCGGTCACCGCCGCCGGGCTGGCCGCCTACGAGTCCTCCACCTCACCGGACATCTTCGCAGCGATGCGCGAGCACGACGTCCTGCTCCACCACCCCTACGACTCCTTCTCCACCTCGGTCCAGGAGCTGGTGGCCCAGGCCGCCGCCGACCCCCAGGTGCTGGCCATCAAGCAGACGCTGTACCGCACCAGCGGAGACTCCCCGATCATCGACGCCCTCATCGATGCCGCCGAGGCCGGCAAGCAGGTGGTAGCGGTGGTGGAGATCAAGGCTCGTTTTGACGAGGAGGCCAACATCTCCTGGGCGCGCAAGCTGGAGCGGGCCGGAGTCCACGTGGTTTACGGCATGGTGGGGCTCAAGATCCACTGCAAGCTGCTCCTGGTGGTCCGGGAGGAGGGCGACGGGCTGCGCCGCTACTGTCACGTGGGGACCGGCAACTACCACCCCAGGACAGCACGTGGCTACGAGGACCTGGGCCTGCTCACGACGGACCGTGATGTCGCCCAGGACCTGACTACCTTGTTCAACCAGCTCTCCGGCTACGCCCCCAGAGCACGTTTCCGTCGCCTGCTGGTGGCGCCCCGCTCTCTGCGCGACGGCCTGGTGGAGCACATTGACAAGGAGATCGCCAACAAGCGTTCAGGCCTGCCTGCCTGGATCCGTATCAAGGTGAACTCCATCATTGACGAGACAGTGATCGACGCGCTCTACCGGGCCTCGCGTGCCGGGGTGCCCGTGGACGTCGTGGTGCGCGGTATCTGCGGCATCCGGGCTGGGGTGCCGGGTCTGAGCGAGAATATCCGGGTGCGCTCGATCCTGGGGCGCTTCCTGGAGCACTCGCGGGTCTACGCCTTCGCCAACGGGGGCGACACCGCGCTCTACATCGGCTCAGCCGACCTCATGCACCGTAACCTGGACCGCCGCGTGGAGGCCCTGGTCCGCATTACCGACCCTGCCATGCTGGCCCAGCTGGAGGAGCTGGTGACCCGCTGCGTCAGCGATGAGGTCTCCTCCTGGCACCTCAACTCCGACGGCACGTGGACCCGTCACGTGAGCGGTGAGGACGGTAGCCGCCTGGAGGACGTCCAGGACAGCCTTATGGCCCGGGCGCGCTCGCGGGTCAAGGGTCGCCGCTGA
- a CDS encoding NlpC/P60 family protein has translation MRTLAAGTAALLLVLAWALLATTSPAPAEGGAVLASDKVPEAYRDLVNQAGTTCEGITPGIIAAQVSQESGWDPDAASPAGAQGISQFMPATWATSGGDHNGDGTADVWDPADAIPSQAAYMCALLAAVDAATADGTLPDGSDRVALALAAYNAGLGAVLDHGGIPPYPETQHYVEVIQASAADYETTTGSGAADGDIDAAISWARSIADDDTNTYVWGGEGPTGWDCSGLTRAFMARLGVSVEHKADAQARDPQGTTIDSLEQARPGDLLFWGDSGYYHHVAIYTGAGQMISADSEATGINDEPIWGTVTLIRRLT, from the coding sequence ATGAGAACCCTGGCCGCAGGCACGGCCGCCCTCCTCCTCGTCCTGGCCTGGGCGCTCCTCGCCACCACGTCGCCCGCCCCCGCCGAAGGAGGGGCCGTCCTGGCGTCCGACAAGGTCCCCGAGGCCTACCGCGACCTCGTCAACCAGGCCGGCACCACCTGCGAGGGCATCACCCCCGGAATCATCGCCGCCCAGGTCAGCCAGGAGTCCGGCTGGGACCCCGACGCCGCCTCCCCCGCCGGGGCGCAGGGCATCAGCCAGTTCATGCCCGCCACCTGGGCCACCTCCGGCGGCGACCACAACGGCGACGGCACCGCCGACGTCTGGGACCCCGCCGACGCCATCCCCTCCCAGGCCGCCTACATGTGCGCCCTGCTCGCCGCCGTGGACGCCGCCACCGCCGACGGCACCCTCCCCGACGGCTCCGACCGCGTCGCCCTGGCCCTGGCCGCCTACAACGCCGGCCTGGGCGCCGTCCTCGACCACGGCGGCATACCCCCCTACCCCGAGACCCAGCACTACGTCGAGGTCATCCAGGCCTCCGCCGCCGACTACGAGACCACCACCGGCAGCGGGGCAGCCGACGGGGACATCGACGCCGCCATCAGCTGGGCCAGGAGCATCGCCGACGACGACACCAACACCTACGTCTGGGGAGGCGAGGGACCCACCGGGTGGGACTGCTCCGGCCTCACCAGGGCCTTCATGGCCCGCCTGGGCGTGTCCGTGGAGCACAAGGCCGACGCCCAGGCCCGCGACCCCCAGGGCACCACCATCGACAGCCTGGAGCAGGCCCGCCCCGGCGACCTCCTCTTCTGGGGCGACAGCGGCTACTACCACCACGTCGCCATCTACACCGGCGCCGGACAGATGATATCCGCCGACTCCGAGGCCACCGGCATCAACGACGAGCCCATCTGGGGCACCGTCACCCTCATCAGACGACTCACCTGA
- a CDS encoding division plane positioning ATPase MipZ, with amino-acid sequence MTRWGGAGYAVPDTASVLAGGEPSAGEGPAEGVAAPPAGPAGGSGAPAGPSPEEGVSSVEDRDRWRSAAQEMGRADTGRHELPGAWRRVLRRVSLGAYRGLEPEAAWRHRVAVNRALAPMPDTGAGTVVVAQPKGGVGKSPVAVLVACGLEAYTRRTPVLWDCNENAGARWAVGRFDRTVEHLLGEPERGTVLTQVEAAAIDQDEQAYQVVAAPRRPRNLSDEEFAVVHSKLAQRFTQVVIDTGNTVTAANLVNAVARADVVVVPTDHATATMAPTLALFEVLEARWGRGAWSRRVVGVETGLVEDPDPEWREFFASSCAEVVEVPWDPHIAARGRLLWSRMAPGTREACLHLAGAVTDVYRSADDNNHDGGVR; translated from the coding sequence ATGACAAGGTGGGGCGGGGCCGGGTACGCGGTCCCGGACACGGCCTCCGTGCTGGCGGGCGGCGAGCCGTCCGCCGGGGAGGGGCCTGCCGAGGGGGTGGCGGCACCCCCTGCCGGGCCTGCCGGAGGGTCTGGCGCGCCTGCGGGGCCGTCTCCCGAGGAGGGGGTGTCCTCGGTGGAGGACCGGGACCGGTGGCGCAGCGCGGCCCAGGAGATGGGCAGGGCTGACACGGGGCGGCACGAGCTGCCTGGCGCGTGGCGTCGGGTGCTGCGGCGGGTGAGCCTGGGCGCGTACAGGGGGCTGGAGCCGGAGGCGGCGTGGCGCCACCGTGTGGCTGTCAACCGGGCTCTGGCCCCGATGCCGGACACGGGGGCGGGCACGGTGGTGGTCGCCCAGCCCAAGGGCGGCGTGGGGAAGTCGCCGGTGGCGGTGCTGGTGGCCTGCGGGCTGGAGGCCTACACGCGGCGCACGCCGGTCCTGTGGGACTGCAACGAGAACGCGGGCGCGCGGTGGGCGGTCGGGCGGTTCGACCGGACCGTGGAGCACCTGCTGGGCGAGCCGGAGCGGGGCACGGTGCTCACGCAGGTGGAGGCGGCCGCGATCGACCAGGACGAGCAGGCCTACCAGGTGGTCGCGGCCCCGCGGCGGCCGCGGAACCTGAGTGACGAGGAGTTCGCGGTCGTGCACTCCAAGCTGGCCCAGCGGTTCACCCAGGTGGTCATTGACACCGGGAACACGGTGACGGCGGCGAACCTTGTCAACGCGGTGGCGAGGGCTGACGTGGTGGTGGTGCCCACCGACCACGCCACGGCGACGATGGCTCCGACGCTGGCGCTGTTCGAGGTGCTGGAGGCCCGGTGGGGCCGGGGCGCGTGGTCGCGGCGGGTGGTCGGGGTCGAGACCGGGCTGGTCGAGGACCCTGACCCGGAGTGGCGGGAGTTCTTCGCGTCCTCGTGCGCGGAGGTGGTGGAGGTCCCGTGGGACCCCCACATCGCGGCCCGGGGCCGGCTGCTGTGGTCCCGGATGGCGCCGGGCACGCGGGAGGCGTGCCTGCACCTGGCTGGCGCGGTGACTGACGTCTACAGGAGCGCCGACGACAACAACCATGACGGAGGTGTCAGGTAA
- the pstS gene encoding phosphate ABC transporter substrate-binding protein PstS → MLLSHSSVTRRCLGALGAVGAASVAVLAACGRDAGTPASGGSSDLEGGIRGAGATSQSTAQEAWMNGFMDANLQAFVDYAGGGSGAGRTKLAAGAVDFAGSDVAVDDDEAAGLGGVVELPLYVSPIALVYNLPGLDATDHVSMTGEVLARVLAGTITSWKDPALVALNEGTDLPDLDITVVHRSDDSGTTRTLTDYLSATAPQAWPYGSSETWPLEGQSGDGTSGVVQTVSAAPGTIGYADASKVPGSLGTVAVGEPGDFVACSSEAAAVTLSSSQLVEGDGGARLAYSLDYDAPGAYPVVLVSYLLARQDYEDADTAAVVRAYLSYAVSAQGQDLAALRAGCVPVPQALRSRAASAIAMISP, encoded by the coding sequence GTGCTCCTTTCGCACAGTTCTGTGACACGCCGCTGCCTGGGTGCGCTCGGTGCCGTGGGCGCCGCCTCGGTGGCCGTGCTGGCGGCCTGCGGGCGAGACGCAGGCACCCCTGCCTCCGGCGGCTCCTCCGACCTGGAGGGAGGGATCCGCGGGGCGGGGGCCACGTCCCAGTCCACTGCCCAGGAGGCCTGGATGAACGGCTTCATGGACGCCAACCTCCAGGCGTTTGTCGACTACGCGGGTGGTGGCTCCGGGGCGGGACGCACCAAGCTCGCCGCTGGCGCGGTGGACTTTGCCGGCTCTGACGTGGCGGTGGACGACGATGAGGCCGCCGGGCTGGGCGGCGTCGTCGAGCTGCCCCTGTACGTCTCCCCGATCGCGCTCGTCTACAACCTGCCAGGCCTGGACGCAACCGACCACGTCAGCATGACCGGTGAGGTCCTCGCCCGTGTCCTGGCCGGGACGATCACCTCCTGGAAGGACCCGGCCCTTGTCGCCCTCAACGAGGGGACCGACCTTCCTGACCTGGACATTACCGTGGTGCACCGCTCTGACGACTCCGGGACCACCAGGACCCTCACCGACTACCTTAGCGCTACCGCCCCACAGGCCTGGCCCTACGGCAGCTCCGAGACCTGGCCTCTGGAGGGGCAGTCCGGGGACGGGACCTCCGGGGTGGTCCAGACGGTCTCCGCGGCTCCCGGCACGATCGGCTACGCTGATGCCTCCAAGGTTCCCGGTTCTCTGGGCACGGTGGCAGTGGGCGAGCCTGGGGACTTTGTCGCCTGCTCCAGCGAGGCCGCCGCTGTGACCCTGTCCTCCTCGCAGCTGGTCGAGGGCGACGGCGGCGCAAGGCTGGCCTACTCCCTCGACTACGACGCGCCGGGCGCCTACCCCGTTGTCCTGGTGTCCTACCTGCTCGCCCGTCAGGACTACGAGGACGCTGATACCGCTGCCGTGGTCCGGGCCTACCTCAGCTACGCCGTCTCCGCGCAGGGACAGGACCTGGCCGCCCTGCGGGCCGGGTGCGTCCCCGTCCCGCAGGCCCTGCGCTCCAGGGCGGCCTCCGCCATCGCCATGATCTCTCCCTGA
- a CDS encoding helix-turn-helix domain-containing protein, with protein sequence MGPTFACASHDLNVPDERIADKQVLDIRDRDAHHDRMDERSAADSSPRDLQRELLTGREAAALLPGVSYATVMRWAREGRICSVQYVKGGRRLFYRTDVEALLEPHVEAEPQQLAPPTSPSAVSPGGAAPLPGQGLCCEGVA encoded by the coding sequence ATGGGGCCGACGTTTGCGTGTGCGAGCCATGATCTAAACGTACCAGATGAACGGATTGCGGACAAGCAGGTTCTTGACATCCGCGATCGAGATGCACATCATGATCGCATGGATGAACGATCTGCGGCCGATTCGTCGCCCAGAGACCTTCAGCGTGAACTGCTTACGGGACGCGAGGCGGCAGCGTTGCTGCCAGGAGTCTCGTACGCGACGGTGATGCGCTGGGCCCGTGAGGGGCGCATCTGCTCTGTGCAGTACGTCAAGGGGGGACGGCGCCTTTTCTACCGAACCGACGTCGAGGCGCTATTAGAGCCACATGTCGAGGCGGAGCCTCAGCAACTGGCCCCGCCCACGTCACCGTCGGCCGTGTCGCCCGGTGGTGCCGCTCCCTTGCCTGGGCAGGGGCTCTGCTGTGAGGGTGTGGCTTGA
- the pstA gene encoding phosphate ABC transporter permease PstA, giving the protein MLAVTAVTWLVAATVVSWVAEGERWGRDTLMTVLVYLAFAAVMVPLVSLVWMAVVGGAQRFGPEFLLTSMRGAQEDNGGFYHGIVGTLEITAIASAVSVPLGLLTAVFLVEYDGGWLARAVTFLVDVMTGVPSIVAGLFSYSLFLLLAGPRYQAGVIGAVALSVLMTPVVVRGVEEMLKLVPNDLREASYALGVPKWLTIIKVVLRTAAAGITTSVMLAVARVIGETAPLLITVGLTIRTNVNPVEGSMATLPVLVYDQYARGEAATMERAWAGALTLIVIVMLLNLAARLVAWRFSPRGRR; this is encoded by the coding sequence GTGCTCGCCGTGACGGCCGTGACCTGGCTGGTGGCGGCCACGGTCGTCTCCTGGGTCGCGGAAGGGGAGCGGTGGGGACGTGACACCCTTATGACGGTCCTGGTCTACCTCGCCTTCGCCGCCGTTATGGTCCCGCTGGTCTCCCTGGTGTGGATGGCAGTTGTCGGCGGGGCGCAGCGCTTCGGCCCGGAGTTCCTGCTGACCAGCATGCGCGGGGCGCAGGAGGACAACGGAGGCTTCTACCACGGTATCGTCGGTACCCTGGAGATCACTGCGATCGCCTCGGCCGTCTCGGTGCCGCTGGGGCTGCTGACCGCCGTCTTCCTGGTGGAGTACGACGGCGGCTGGCTGGCCAGGGCTGTGACCTTCCTCGTGGACGTCATGACCGGGGTCCCCTCGATCGTGGCGGGTCTGTTCTCCTACTCCCTGTTCCTGCTGCTGGCCGGTCCCCGCTACCAGGCGGGCGTCATCGGGGCGGTAGCCCTGAGCGTGCTCATGACCCCGGTCGTCGTGCGCGGGGTGGAGGAGATGCTCAAGCTGGTCCCCAACGACCTGCGGGAGGCCTCCTACGCGCTGGGGGTGCCCAAGTGGCTAACCATCATCAAGGTGGTCCTGCGCACCGCAGCCGCCGGTATCACCACCTCGGTCATGCTGGCGGTCGCCCGGGTCATCGGTGAGACCGCCCCCCTGCTCATCACTGTGGGCCTGACGATCCGCACCAACGTCAACCCGGTGGAGGGGTCCATGGCGACCCTGCCGGTCCTCGTCTACGACCAGTACGCCCGGGGGGAGGCCGCGACCATGGAGCGGGCCTGGGCCGGGGCGCTGACCCTCATCGTCATCGTCATGCTGCTCAACCTGGCAGCCCGGCTGGTCGCCTGGCGCTTCAGCCCCCGGGGGCGTAGGTGA